From a single Miscanthus floridulus cultivar M001 chromosome 8, ASM1932011v1, whole genome shotgun sequence genomic region:
- the LOC136477176 gene encoding uncharacterized protein isoform X2, translating to MGIAGLSKLIGKSRGLSSDHGCLLGHTALLLGCFSEQHCKKFCQGYGSFHCYTVHGSLSSSNLPNVKLLDNRCIDGEALFHYIYNKKKEVVLLQRLEHFL from the exons ATGGGCATTGCTGGACTGAG CAAGCTCATTGGAAAATCCAGAGGTCTTTCTTCAGATCATGGTTGTTTGCTTGGGCATACTGCACTATTGCTAGGATGCTTTTCCGAACAACATTGTAAAAAATTCTG CCAAGGTTATGGCAGCTTCCACTGCTACACAGTGCATGGCTCTTTGAGCAGTTCTAACTTGCCAAATGTGAAGCTGTTGGACAATAGATGCATAGATG GTGAAGCTCTGTTCCATTACATTTATAACAAGAAAAAAGAGGTGGTTCTGTTGCAGAGGTTGGAGCATTTTTTGTAG
- the LOC136477176 gene encoding uncharacterized protein isoform X1, whose protein sequence is MGIAGLRVDDFIALSAWDSKLIGKSRGLSSDHGCLLGHTALLLGCFSEQHCKKFCQGYGSFHCYTVHGSLSSSNLPNVKLLDNRCIDGEALFHYIYNKKKEVVLLQRLEHFL, encoded by the exons ATGGGCATTGCTGGACTGAG GGTTGATGACTTCATTGCTCTTTCCGCTTGGGACAGCAAGCTCATTGGAAAATCCAGAGGTCTTTCTTCAGATCATGGTTGTTTGCTTGGGCATACTGCACTATTGCTAGGATGCTTTTCCGAACAACATTGTAAAAAATTCTG CCAAGGTTATGGCAGCTTCCACTGCTACACAGTGCATGGCTCTTTGAGCAGTTCTAACTTGCCAAATGTGAAGCTGTTGGACAATAGATGCATAGATG GTGAAGCTCTGTTCCATTACATTTATAACAAGAAAAAAGAGGTGGTTCTGTTGCAGAGGTTGGAGCATTTTTTGTAG